The Populus alba chromosome 4, ASM523922v2, whole genome shotgun sequence genome contains a region encoding:
- the LOC118039749 gene encoding uncharacterized protein yields the protein MVNVLTIYMSLLRALMKLVGVKPEAVEIEPGTVMRFWVPSDQTTSNTKSRPDKPAVVFVHGFELDGILTWQFQVLALAKEYAVYVPDLLFFGESITDRKERKVAFQAECIAKGLRKLGVEKCTLVGMSYGGVVCFKMAEMYPDLVESMVVGCTVMAMTESISRVALERIGFSSWSEYLMPDTVKGVKDLLLVATYKLPWMPDFVFKSILEVMFDNRKERLELLQELVVSDKDFIVPRFSQKIHLLWGGDDMIFNMEEARNLKEQLEGKATLQFIENAGHLVQSERPSAYNKHLKKILASLHEDGKKK from the exons aTGGTGAACGTTTTAACAATATACATGTCATTGTTGCGTGCCCTAATGAAGCTAGTCGGTGTGAAACCTGAAGCAGTAGAGATTGAGCCAGGGACAGTGATGCGCTTTTGGGTGCCAAGTGATCAGACCACGAGCAACACCAAGAGCAGACCAGATAAACCCGCCGTGGTGTTTGTTCATGGTTTTGAACTAGACGGAATTCTAACGTGGCAATTTCAGGTGCTAGCTTTGGCCAAAGAGTACGCCGTTTACGTTCCCGATTTACTCTTCTTCGGAGAGTCAATTACGgatagaaaagagagaaaagtggCTTTCCAAGCAGAGTGCATTGCTAAGGGTCTAAGGAAGCTTGGTGTGGAGAAGTGTACTCTGGTTGGGATGAGCTACGGAGGGGTTGTTTGCTTCAAGATGGCTGAGATGTACCCTGACTTGGTTGAGTCAATGGTGGTCGGCTGCACAGTTATGGCCATGACTGAATCCATCAGTCGTGTTGCCCTGGAGAGAATTGGCTTCTCATCTTGGTCAGAATACTTGATGCCTGACACGGTCAAAGGGGTGAAAGATTTATTGCTTGTTGCGACCTATAAGTTGCCATGGATGccagattttgttttcaaatccATCTTGGAG GTCATGTTTGACAACAGGAAGGAGAGACTTGAACTTCTTCAGGAATTAGTTGTTAGTGATAAGGATTTCATTGTCCCTCGTTTTTCACAG AAAATACACCTACTATGGGGAGGGGATGACATGATTTTCAACATGGAAGAAGCTCGCAACTTAAAAGA GCAACTAGAAGGCAAAGCAACGTTGCAGTTCATAGAGAATGCAGGCCACCTGGTTCAATCGGAGCGACCTTCTGCCTACAATAAGCACCTCAAGAAAATCCTTGCATCTTTGCACGaagatggaaagaaaaaataa